ACCTGATTTCTAAGATTCCAGGTCTTATGGATCCTGGTGAATATATCAGCTTAAGGGGCTTGAGATTTTATGAAGATGCCAACAAAATTCAAGACATATTGTCCGTATTGCAGAACACACGAGATCCACGAGGTCGAAAGGGTAAAGAAGGGCCGTGACCTTCACCTTCACTGGATCGACCGCCAGAAAGGTCGCAGAAGCAAGGTCGGCAACATGGGTAAGTTCTCGAAAGTGCCCGGTGGAGACAAACCCACAAAGAGGATCAACGTGAGATACAGGTGCACAAAGTGCGGCAAGGCTCACCTCAGATCGGGAGTCAAGGCCGGTAAATTCGAACTTACGGAGTGATTATAATGGTCAGAGTAAACAGAGATAACAGGACAAAATTCTACACTGTCAAGTGTCCGGACTGCGAAAACGAACAGGTAATCTTCCAGAGGGCAAGCACAGTCGTAAACTGTGTTGTCTGCGGTAAGGTTCTGGCAGAGCCCAGCGGCGGCAATGCAAAGATAAAGGCAGAGATTATTGCCGCCAACGAGTAACCGTTATACATGTACGAGAGAGAGTGGCCTGAAGAAGGAGAACTTGTAGTCTGCACGGTGACGAGTGTCAAGGATTTTGTTGCATTCGTCACCCTGGATGAATACAATAACAACGAAGGCTTAATCCCGATTGCAGAAGTTGCGCGTGGCTGGATCAAACACATCCGCGACTTCGTACGGGAAGGGCAGAAGGTAGTTTGCAAAGTTCTCCATGTAAACAAAAGCCGCGGACATATCGATCTCTCACTGAAGGATGTCAACGATCACCAGCGGAAAGAAAAGATCAACGAGTGGAAAAACGAGCAGAAAGCAAGGAAATGGATAGAGTTCATATCCGAAGCAAGCGGTTTTCCCGGAGACGAGATCGAGAAGATATTCTATAGAGAATACGGTGCCTTATTCCCCGTTTTCGAGGATATCCTGATCGACGAAGAGACGACACTCAAAAAGCTCGATCTGGAAAAGAAGGTCGCCGATTCGCTGGTGTCTATTGCAAACGACAATGTTAAACTTCCCAAAGTTACAATTTCAGGTACGCTGATTCTGACATCGAACAAACCCGACGGGGTAAATGTAATTCGCAGGGCGCTCCGGAGTGCAAACCCCAAAGTGGAAGAAGATGTCGAGATCGAACTTTTCTATGTCGGTGCGCCAAAATACCGGGTAAAAGTTACTGCTCCCGATTACAAATCTGCTGAAAAAGCTATAAACAAAGTCGCCAAAGCAGCTATCGGAGTTGTCGAGAGAGCCGACGGTTACGGCGAGTTCGTCCGTAAGCAGAAGTCCGGTAAGAACTGATATGAGCAAGAGGATCAGAAAATGCCCCGATGACGGGCATTATACCCTTTCCTCAATATGTCCTGTATGCGGGAAGGAAACTTTTAATGCGCATCCTCCCCGGTATTCTCCTCAGGATGCCTACGGGAAATACAGGAGGGAGATAAAAGATGATTGAAGATATATCTGTAGATTTTTTTGGCAGCGATTCCGACGATTTTTCATGCGACGTTATGATCGAGGGGCTTCCGGGTGTGGGGCAGGTAGGGAAACTTGCGGCCGAACACATGATGGAAGAGCTTGGTGCAGAGAAGATCGCAGAGATCAGATCCATTTTTTTCCCACCCCAGGTTCTCGTCGACGAGGCAGGAGTCGCACATCTCCCGAAAAACGAGATCTACAGGTATGCCGACGAAGAAATAAGAATAATGTTTCTGGTCGGTGATTTCCAGAGCGGCTCTGCCGAAGGTCACTACATTCTTACGGATACCTATCTCGATATTGCGGAAAAACTGGGTATAAAGCGGATCTACACTCTCGGGGGATACGGCGTGGGCCGTCTCATTCAGGACATCCGTGTCATCGCGGCCGTCAATGACGAAAAACTTAAGGAAGAGGTCACAAATGCCGGGGCTGTTTTTGCACAGGACGAGCCCGGCGGAGGTATCATCGGAGCTTCGGGCCTCCTTCTCGGCCTCGGGGCAAAACGCGGAATGGAGGGTATCTGCCTGATGGGCGAGACGTCCGGCTATATCGTCGATCCGAAGAGCTCGAACTGTCTACTTGCTGTTCTTTCAAAGATGCTCGGAATAAGTATAGACTCCGCAAAACTCCAGGAGAGGGCGTCCGAGATGGAAGTCTTCCTTGAAAGGCTCAAGACGATGGAACAGATGAAGACAGAGGACGAACTGAGCTATATCGGGTGATGTATGATCTGCAATGCGGATTTCCATATACATTCTCTTTTTTCGATGGCTTCGTCCAAAAACACAACTCCTGAAAATCTTATTAATTCGTGCCTGATCAAAGGGCTTGACATTCTCGGTTCAGGCGATGCACTGCATCCTGTCTGGAGAAAGATGTGGGCTGATTACGGCCCCGGCGGCGGAAAGGATGTAACGGTTATCCCTACTACAGAGGTTCAGGCGGAAGGAAGGGTTCATCACCTGATCCTGATGGAGGATTTCGATCAGGCTCAGACTATCGCCGAAGATTTCAGGCCGTATTCTAAAAATATCGACTCCGACGGCAGGCCGCACGTGAATCTTGACGGCGGGAGGATCGCAAAGATCGTGCACGAAGCCGGAGCATACATAGGTCCTGCTCATGCCTTCACCCCCTGGACTGGCATGTATGGGAGATTCGATTCCCTTTGCGAATGTTACAGGGGCGAGCCGGTTGATTTTCTCGAACTCGGCCTCAGTGCGGATACGTCTTACGGGGAACAAATACCCGAACTCTCCGGAGTTCCCTTCCTCTCCAACTCCGACGCACACAGCCCGCAGCTTCATAAACTCGGGCGGGAGTTCAACAGGCTCGACATTTCCGATCGAAGCATAAGGTCGATCCTCGATGCCGTGTTCGGGGGAAAGATCGTGCTTAATGCCGGTTTCTTCCCCGAAGAGGGAAAATACAACCGGACCGCATGCACCCGCTGCTACAGGCAGTTTTCCGTTTCCGAGGCCGAGGGACTTTCATGGAGATGCCCGGATGACGGCGGGAGCATCAAGATGGGAGTCCGCGACAGGGCTTTCTCCCACAGCGATGAGAAGGCCCGGCCCGGGAACCGGCCCCCTTACATGCATATTATTCCTCTCGGGGAGATAATACAGAAGACCGTGGGTGCTTCATCTCCCGGTACAAAGAAATGTGCAGGTCTTTACAAATCTTTTATCGAAAGCCTTGGAGATGAAATTTCGATCCTGCTCGATATCCCTTATGAAAGGCTCTCTTCCGTTGATGAGAAGACGGCGGAAGCAATAATAAAATTCAGAAACGAAGATGTCGTGCTTCATCCCGGTGGTGGCGGGAAGTACGGCGGTTTTGATCTGGAGTGATTATATAACACGGACAGGGTTCTGATTCGTCATAACTTCGTTTTCTTTTTTTTTGATTTTGGGTGGCCGGGTTTCACGTCGTACTTTTAGGTGATCATCGGGGCGGTTCGTGAGCCCGGTCAGCAGGTTAAGGGTTTGTCAAGAGGGAGGACGGGGACAACTAAAATGCGGTCGCCTGCTTGGTGATGTATGTCCTGCACAGGGTGCCGGCGGAGGCGATCACTTCGAGAAGAGATGTTTCCGTTTTGGGAGTTGGCGAGGGATCTTTGGATACGGGGAATTGAAGAGATACTTCAGTTCTGCATCTTCTAGGGAGCTTTATGCATGAATGTTTTAATAATCCGAGTTTCTATAAAACCAAAATATTAATATTAATTTTGCAATAATTACTAATTATTAAATGAGAAATAAATATTTTTCAATCATTAAGGAATATTTTGGTTTTACTTCTTTTATACTATTTGTGTTATTTTTTTTCATCATAATATTAGCATATTTATATGAGTGCGATATTATTTTTTCAAATTTCAATAATGATTATTATAAAGGTTGCTGGCATCTAAATTATGTTCATTCTGATTTTCAATATTTACACTCTCTCTTGGTTACAGTAATTGAAATTCAGGTAGCTTTTATCTCTTTAATATTATCGACATTAATTGTAATTTCTCAGCTAATGGGAAGATATCAAACTCCTAGTGCGACAGATGCGGTGATAACTGACAAAAAAGTTAAGTATACTTTAATTTTCTATGCCTGTTTTATTGTAATTGAAATCTTAGCTCTTATTTTTATAGATATATTAAATAATGAAGATCACGACTTTCCATTACTTTTAGGCTCATTATATCTTTTGATAATATTCATAATTTCATATCTCTTCTGTAGTTTTTCGAGATTAATAGTATACATTGTTCAATACACAAATGTTAAAAAGACTCTAGATAGACTCACTTTAGATCTTAAAAAAACTATAATTCCAGAAAAAACCTCTGAAAAAGATAGTGATTTTTATATTCAACAAATATTAGATATTTTATCAAAATCAATATTAAATCATGAAAGTTCTACTTTTTTTCACGGATTATATCAACTTCAAAAAGAATTATTTGATTCTTTCTGCCAGAATAAAGAAACGGATGCTAATGAATGTAACAATTCTATAGAAATACCGAATGAGTGTGATAATTCTGAATTTGTATGTTTGAAAAAAAAGGATCACTGCTTTTTTTTCACTCCTTTTTTTCAAGATAGTTCAAAAGAATTGTTTAGAATTTCTTTAAATTCGAAGGTTATAATTACATATTTGAAGAGTAAATTCACATATTTGAAGAGTAAATTCACATATTTGAAGAGTAAATTCACATATTTGAAGAGTAAATTTACATATTTGAAAAGTAAATTCACATATTTGAAGAGTAAAATTCCATTTTTGAAGGGTAAAATTCAAGCATCAGATGTTGCTCCAATACAAAAAGAAGAAATTAACTCCTTGTTTATCTTTACTTTAAAAGATTGCTGCTCAATGTCTGTCGAGAGTAAGTATGAACGCGGTTTTATTATTATAATTGAAATCTTAACAATTTATGCTCAGGGAATTATCAATTTAGAAAGAAAATTGAAACATTACAATCAAAAACATGACGATCCGTCTCAAAAACTAAGTGAAATATTATACAGTGATTCTATAATCTTTTTAGATCTAGCTTATAAAAATGCTTACTCTAAAAAATTGGAAACAGCATTGGTTGCTATAGGATGGGGTTTTTTTTATTTCTTTTATCAGTACATTGATAATGGTAAAAAGGATTTTGATGATATCCTTCAAAAACTTAATTATTACTTGAGTGATTTGGATCAAGAAGAATTGTATTCAGTTTACCCTCAGTATTCATTTATCCTTACGTATTTCTGCATTATATTATATGAAAGATCTACAGGAATATTTGGAGATAAACAAGAAATTAATAATTTTCCACAGAAGCTAGATGAAGTAAAGACTATGCTTGAACGTTTAAAATATAAAGCAAATGGGCATACAGGTAATATTGAATATGACT
Above is a window of Methanolacinia paynteri DNA encoding:
- a CDS encoding 50S ribosomal protein L44e gives rise to the protein MKMPTKFKTYCPYCRTHEIHEVERVKKGRDLHLHWIDRQKGRRSKVGNMGKFSKVPGGDKPTKRINVRYRCTKCGKAHLRSGVKAGKFELTE
- a CDS encoding 30S ribosomal protein S27e; amino-acid sequence: MVRVNRDNRTKFYTVKCPDCENEQVIFQRASTVVNCVVCGKVLAEPSGGNAKIKAEIIAANE
- a CDS encoding translation initiation factor IF-2 subunit alpha, with the protein product MYEREWPEEGELVVCTVTSVKDFVAFVTLDEYNNNEGLIPIAEVARGWIKHIRDFVREGQKVVCKVLHVNKSRGHIDLSLKDVNDHQRKEKINEWKNEQKARKWIEFISEASGFPGDEIEKIFYREYGALFPVFEDILIDEETTLKKLDLEKKVADSLVSIANDNVKLPKVTISGTLILTSNKPDGVNVIRRALRSANPKVEEDVEIELFYVGAPKYRVKVTAPDYKSAEKAINKVAKAAIGVVERADGYGEFVRKQKSGKN
- a CDS encoding RNA-protein complex protein Nop10, producing the protein MSKRIRKCPDDGHYTLSSICPVCGKETFNAHPPRYSPQDAYGKYRREIKDD
- a CDS encoding proteasome assembly chaperone family protein; its protein translation is MIEDISVDFFGSDSDDFSCDVMIEGLPGVGQVGKLAAEHMMEELGAEKIAEIRSIFFPPQVLVDEAGVAHLPKNEIYRYADEEIRIMFLVGDFQSGSAEGHYILTDTYLDIAEKLGIKRIYTLGGYGVGRLIQDIRVIAAVNDEKLKEEVTNAGAVFAQDEPGGGIIGASGLLLGLGAKRGMEGICLMGETSGYIVDPKSSNCLLAVLSKMLGISIDSAKLQERASEMEVFLERLKTMEQMKTEDELSYIG
- a CDS encoding endonuclease Q family protein, whose amino-acid sequence is MASSKNTTPENLINSCLIKGLDILGSGDALHPVWRKMWADYGPGGGKDVTVIPTTEVQAEGRVHHLILMEDFDQAQTIAEDFRPYSKNIDSDGRPHVNLDGGRIAKIVHEAGAYIGPAHAFTPWTGMYGRFDSLCECYRGEPVDFLELGLSADTSYGEQIPELSGVPFLSNSDAHSPQLHKLGREFNRLDISDRSIRSILDAVFGGKIVLNAGFFPEEGKYNRTACTRCYRQFSVSEAEGLSWRCPDDGGSIKMGVRDRAFSHSDEKARPGNRPPYMHIIPLGEIIQKTVGASSPGTKKCAGLYKSFIESLGDEISILLDIPYERLSSVDEKTAEAIIKFRNEDVVLHPGGGGKYGGFDLE